In one window of Fulvia fulva chromosome 5, complete sequence DNA:
- a CDS encoding Zinc-regulated transporter 3, translating into MPLSNDGRGWVMTGLSGLACIFGASFICIDLIVRQFPGKRNWRIQDSDTFLSLSLSLSFGVMLFSALYSMLPSAKQSLVTGGYTSREAAWIMIGCFLGGVVGIQVVSRVLHKYVPHNVVGCEHSHEDEEAHKEGAHAHDHSHSHEDAHDHDHHTPIAKPRNNPSRKSLRSAQAPKMKQRSTSASTQQRPTLDQRPTLDQRPTLQSKITSSISKLTSGQDPSCDCDGPCYGYSDICQEACFINVNKPGGIKAPKPTSGVNRPSAMKMATATEATPLLHDPSEGTLTRPRTRGATEESAITYADELAGLDHGHSEDSSATAVTADGTADLHKTSSHDHDHDHDHDHDHDHHHEDPEDDEEPEHHHHHVPTNAFLSIGLQTSIAIALHKLPEGFITYATNHANPKLGFSVFLALFIHNITEGFAMALPLYLAINNRLKAMVISFVLGGLSQPLGAGVAAIWFKLAGNGKWEPSESGYGGMFAVTAGIMASVALQLFAESLDLTHSKHLCMIGAFCGMAILGISSALTA; encoded by the exons ATGCCTTTGTCCAACGATGGCCGGGGCTGGGTGATGACCGGCTTGAGCGGACTTG CTTGCATATTCGGAGCCTCGTTCATATGTATAGACCTCATCGTCCGACAATTCCCTGGAAAGCGGAATTGGAGAATCCAGGACAGTGATACATTCCTTTCGTTATCATTAAGCTTGAGCTTTGGTGTCATG CTGTTTTCTGCGCTGTATAGCATGCTTCCGTCAGCAAAACAATCCTTGGTGACTGGGGGCTACACATCAAGAGAAGCCGCATGGATCATGATCGGCTGCTTTTTGGGTGGCGTTGTTGGCATTCAGGTCGTCTCACGAGTGCTGCATAAGTATGTACCGCATAATGTGGTCGGTTGTGAGCACAGTCATGAGGACGAGGAAGCCCACAAGGAGGGTGCACATGCCCATGACCACAGCCACAGCCACGAGGATGCCCATGATCATGATCACCACACGCCCATCGCAAAGCCTCGAAACAACCCTTCACGAAAGAGCCTACGATCGGCGCAAGCACCAAAGATGAAGCAGCGTTCGACATCAGCAAGT ACGCAACAAAGACCGACGTTAGACCAAAGACCGACGTTAGACCAAAGACCGACGTTGCAATCGAAGATAACGTCTAGTATTTCGAAGTTGACATCAGGACAGGATCCTTCGTGCGACTGCGACGGACCTTGCTATGGTTACAGCGACATTTGCCAAGAGGCTTGCTTCATTAATGTAAACAAGCCAGGAGGTATCAAGGCGCCGAAGCCCACCTCTGGCGTGAACCGACCTTCGGCCATGAAGATGGCCACTGCCACAGAAGCAACACCTCTTCTACACGATCCATCTGAGGGTACACTGACGCGGCCACGAACTCGAGGCGCTACGGAGGAGAGCGCCATCACATACGCCGACGAGCTAGCAGGGCTCGATCACGGCCATTCAGAAGATAGCTCAGCAACAGCAGTCACGGCCGACGGAACGGCGGACCTACACAAAACATCATCTCACGACCACGACCACGACCACGACCACGACCACGACCACGACCATCATCATGAAGATCCCGAAGACGACGAAGAACCTGAGCATCACCACCACCACGTACCTACAAATGCCTTCCTCTCGATCGGCCTACAGACATCAATAGCAATCGCCCTCCACAAACTCCCCGAAGGCTTCATAACCTACGCCACAAACCACGCCAACCCCAAGCTCGGCTTCTCCGTCTTCCTGGCCCTCTTCATCCACAACATTACCGAAGGCTTCGCCATGGCCTTACCCCTCTACCTAGCGATCAACAACCGCCTCAAAGCCATGGTCATCTCCTTCGTCCTCGGAGGTCTCTCACAACCGCTCGGTGCTGGCGTTGCAGCGATATGGTTCAAGTTGGCTGGGAATGGCAAGTGGGAGCCGAGTGAGAGTGGGTATGGAGGGATGTTTGCTGTGACAGCAGGCATTATGGCGAGTGTTGCGTTGCAGC